Proteins encoded in a region of the Synechococcus sp. BIOS-U3-1 genome:
- a CDS encoding STAS domain-containing protein, with product MTVSLRGGFEQKDGCLVFHFTGQLDAYSEKQFITYVMDVLKANAFPAVFDLSKIDFLDSSGLGALVQLAKQCKDAKRSFVVVGNARVTQTVKLVRLESFLHLVDDLETAYTQLAA from the coding sequence CTGACGGTTTCGCTCCGTGGAGGATTTGAGCAGAAGGATGGCTGCCTGGTGTTTCACTTCACCGGTCAGTTAGATGCCTACTCCGAAAAGCAGTTCATCACTTACGTGATGGATGTTTTGAAGGCCAATGCCTTTCCTGCTGTCTTTGATCTGAGCAAAATCGACTTTCTCGATTCCTCTGGTCTCGGCGCCTTGGTGCAGCTGGCCAAACAATGCAAAGACGCCAAGCGCAGTTTCGTGGTGGTTGGCAATGCACGTGTCACCCAGACCGTGAAATTGGTCCGTCTTGAATCGTTCCTCCATCTGGTGGACGATTTGGAGACGGCTTACACCCAGCTGGCTGCTTGA